GCCGATGACACCCCAATGGGACGATCTGCGCGTCTTCCTCGCCGTGGCGCGCGAAGGCAGCCTGTCCGGCGCGGGCCGGGTGCTCAAGCTCGACCCGGCGACGGTCGGGCGGCGGGTCGCGCGGCTGGAGGCGGCGGTCAGCGCGCCGCTGTTCGTGAAATCGCCGCAGGGCTACCTGCTGTCGGCGGCGGGCGAACGGTTGCTGGAACATGGCGAGGCGGCCGAGCAGGCGGTGCGGTCGGCGACAGAGGCGCTGGCGGGTTCGTCCGGGAGCCTGTCGGGGCAGATCCGCGTCGGCGCGCCGGATGGCTGCGCCAATTACCTGCTGCCCCGCGTCTGCGCCGGGATCGCCGATGACAACCCCGAGCTCGACATCCAGATCGTGGCGCTGCCGCGGGTCGTCAACCTGTCGCGGCGCGAGGCCGATATCGGCATCGCGGTCAGCCCGCCCGCCGCCGGGCCGCTGCTGGTTCAGAAGATCACCGATTACCGGCTGAGCCTGGTGGCGTCGCGCCGCTATCTGCGCCGGACCGCCCCGATCCGCTGCCTCGGGGACCTGCGCGGCCGCCGCGTGATCGGCTATATCCCGGACATGATCTATGACGCCGAACTGGATTACCTGCGCGATCTGGGTATCGAGCGGGTGGCGCTGGCCTCGAACTCGGTTCCGGTGCAACTGCGCCTCGCGGCGCAGGGTGACGGGCTGTGCGTGGCCCATGATTTCGCGCTGCCTGCCCACGGATCGCTGCGCCGGGTGCTGCCGGACCTGATCGCGCTGCGGCGCAGTTTCTACCTGCTGCGCCACCAGGGCGACCGGCGCAGCGTCCGGCTCAGCCGGTTCGCCGAGGCGCTGGCGGCCGGGTTGCGCGACGAGGTGGCGCGACTCGAAAGCCTGACTTGACTCGATGGCCCATTGCGGCAACGCTTTGCCTGCAAGGCCATATTTCGCGGAGGTGTCCTGATGCTCGTGCAGCAGATTCTCAAGTCCAAGCCGCAACAGGGTGTGCTGACGGTGTCACCCGATGCCTCGGTGGCCGAAGCCGCCGCGATACTCGCGGACAGGCGCATCGGTTCGGTGGTGGTGTCCGAGGATGGCGGCAAATCCGCCACCGGCATCCTGTCGGAACGTGACATCGTGCGGGAACTTGCGAAATCCGGCGGCGACTGCCTGCAGAAATCCGTGGGCGACTACATGACCCGCAACCTGGTGACCTGCAACAGCCAGGCCAGCGTGCAGGAAGTGCTGACCCAGATGACCGAAGGCCGGTTCCGCCACATGCCGGTGGTCGACAATGGTGACATGATCGGCCTCGTGACGATCGGCGATCTGGTCAAGGCGCAGCTGTCCGAGGTCGCGATGGAGAAAGAGGCGCTGGAAGGCATGATCATGGGGCATTGACGCCCCGCCCGCTACGGTTCATGCATCCGCGCAAATCAATGCGACAGGGCAGGAGGCCGCCATGCGCATAGGGCTGTATCCCGGCACGTTCGATCCGATCACGCTGGGCCATATCGATATCATCCGCCGCGCGACCCTCATGGTCGACCGCCTGGTGATCGGGGTTGCGATCAACCGCGACAAGGGGCCGTTGTTCACGCTCGAGGAACGCGTCGAGATGATCGAGGCCGAATGTGCCTCGCTGTCGAAGCTGACCGAAACTGAGATCATCGCGCATCCGTTCGAGAACCTGCTGATCAACTGCGCCCATGACGTGGGCGCGCAGGTGATCGTGCGCGGCCTGCGCGCCGTGGCCGATTTCGAATACGAATTCCAGATGGTGGGCATGAACCGGGCGCTGGATGATTCCGTCGAGACCGTGTTCCTGATGGCCGATGCGCGCCGGCAGGCGATTGCGTCGAAACTGGTCAAGGAAATCTGCCGGCTGGGCGGCGACGTGTCGAAATTCGTCACCCCCCAGGTCCGCAACGCGCTGCTGGAACGGTTGGGACAGTCCGAGCCTGCCTGAGCGGGCTTTCCTCCTCCGGTTCGGGACCGGTGCTTTCCCGTCAGTATGTTGGTGACGGCCCTGGCGGCAGGGGCAGGGCCAGATAGGCGCTCGCCGGCAGACGAACCACGCCGTGCAGGTGCAGCGCATCGCGGTCCGCCCGGTCGAGATCGGCAATCGCCCCGGCCAGCGCGTCGAACAGCGGTTCGGGATCGGTCCCGGCCGCGGTGATATAGGGCAGGGCGGGGGTCGCGGCGGTCTGCGCCAGCACCCGCAGCGCGGCGATGCCGGGCGCCCGCGTGTCGCGCAGGATCTCCCATGTGACCGCATCGAGCGCGGCGAGATCGGCCCGCCCCTCCGCCACCGCCCTTGCCGATGCGGCATGGCCACCGGTTCGGCACAGTTGGCGCGGCATCGGGATGCCCCGGTCGGAGAAATGGGCCGCAGGCGCGGCCCAGCCGGATTGCGACAGGCCCTCGTTATAGGCAAAGACCGCATCGGCAAAGGCGGGCAGGTCGTCGCGGGGATCATCGGTGCGGGCCACGATGACCGATCGGTAGTGGCCGGGCGGGCAACCGGGCAGGCGGTGATCCGGCGCCCCGACCAGCGTGACCCGCGCATGCAACCGGGCGCGATAGGGCAGCCCGCAGGTCTGCGCCAGCAGCAGGCGGGGCGATTGCCACGCCTCCCAGGCGTCAGTGTCCCGGTCGAGTGCCGGCGGATATGTATCCGGCCCCGTCTCCAGCCGCGCCCGGATGTTCCGCCACAGCCGGTCATGGGCATCGTGCAGCCCGGGCAGGTCATACATGCCCAGCCTGGCCAGCCGGCCGGGCGACCCTGCCGTGTCAGCCACGGGCCGCCTTTTGCCGCGCCAGTGCGCTGTCGCGGTCGTTGACGCCCAGCAGGCTGGCCACCAGCCGCAGCAGCGCATCCTCTTCCTGCGCGCGTTCGCCGTCCGCCAGCGCCACCGACCACAGCGATTCGACCACCGACCGGCGGTCCTCATACGCCACCGCGTCCTTGATGGCGCGGGTGAAGCGCACGGTGTCGGGGGCCTCGGTCTCGAGCTGTTCGGCCCGGCCCCGCAGCTCGGCGGCGCCGGTGGCGGACAGCCCGTAGCGGTCGCCGATCACCTGGTCGATGCGGGCAATTTCGGTCGCGTCATACTGCCCGTCCGACCGCGCCACCCGCACCAGCAACGCCGCCAGCGCCAGTTGCGCGTCGTTCTCGTCCAGCCGCTCGGGTTCCGGTTGCACCAGCCGTTTCAGGAATTCTGCGAACATATGCCTACTGCGCCTCGTGCCCGGTGGGGCCGCCGCTGTTCCGGCCGGCGCGTTCGGCGATGCGGGTTTCGACCCGGTCGCGGGATCCGTCGCTGTCGATCTTGCTCAACCCCATGGTCTTGCGCGCGTCTTCGAGAATGTCGATCTCGGCCTCGTTGATCTCGCCGTCGGCCAGGACGATCTCCCACAGCGCGTCGAGCGCGGCCAGCCGTTCCTCCATCCCGGTGGTTTCGCGGATCAGCTTGGCGAAAGTGTCCGATTCCGGCGCGGCGGCGTGCAGCTTTTCGCAGGTGGCGCGCACCTTTGCCGCCTCGATGGCGTTGTGCTGGTAGAGGCGGGCCAGGATGCGGTCGATCAGGCCGATCTCCTCGACCTTGTAGTTGCGGTCCGATTGCGCGACCCGCACGAGAAGCGCACCCAGCGCCAGTTCCGCGTCGGGATCGGGCAGGGACACAGGTTCAGGCGGCCGGAAGGCCTGGAACAGCTTTTTCAACATGGGGCAGAGCGTAACCTCACGCAGAAGTTACGCCAAGAGCGCGAACGCCCCTGGCGGCAAAAACCTGCGGGCCCGGTCACGCGGACCGCGCCAGCGCATCCAGCACCCGTGCCCAGGAACGCATGCCCTTGTGAAAGCTGGTCACGTCGTATTTCTCGTTCGGCGAATGGATCGCGTCGTCTTCGTTGGCAAAGCCGATCAGCATGGTATCGAGCCCGAGGATTTCCTTGAAATACCCGGCGATGGGGATCGAACCGCCCATGCCGACCAGCACCGCCTCGCGATTCCATTCATCCGACAGCGCCTGCCGGGCCTGTTCAAACTCCGGCCGGTCCGTATTCATCACCGCCGCGGGCGACCCGTCGAGGCTGCCGTCCCAGCGTACCTCGGCATCGGGCGACAGCCGGGCCTCGACATGGGCGCGGATCTTGTCGCGCAGCCGGTCGGGATCCATGTCACCGACCAGCCGGCAGGTGAACTTGCAATGGGCCTGGGACGGAATGACGGTCTTGGTCCCGGCCCCCTGGTAGCCGCCCCAGAGCCCGTTCACCTCGAGCGTTGGGCGCGCCCATTGCTGTTCCAGCGCGGTATAGCCCTGTTCGCCGTGGGGTTGCGTGAAGCCGACGCTTTCGAGATAGAGCTTTTCGTCGAAACCGCAGCTTTCCCATTGCCGTTTCAGGTCGTCGGGCACCTCGTGCACGCCGTCATAGAAACCGTCCACCGCGACCCGGCCGGTCTCGTCGTGGAACGAGGCGATGATGCGGGCGATTTCCCTGAGCGGGTTCAGCGCCGGCCCGCCGTAATGGCCCGAATGCAGGTCGATCCGGGGGCCGACGATGGTGAATTCGTCCTTCAGCATCCCGCGCAGCTGCGAGGCGATCGAGGGCACGCCGGGGGCCACCATCGAGGTGTCGCAGATCAGCGCGAGATCGGCCTTCAGCTCGTCGGCATTGTCGCGCATGAAGGGAACCAGCGACGGCGAGCCGCTTTCCTCCTCGCCTTCGAGGAAAAACGTCAGCTTGCAGGGCAGGGTGCCATGCACCGCCTTCCATGCCCGGCACGCTTCGACAAAGGTCATCAGCTGGCCCTTGTCGTCGGACGCGCCACGGGCGCGGATCACGCGGCCATTGGGGGTGTCCTCGATGCGCGGCTTGAAGGGCGGCGTGTCCCACAGGTTCAGCGGATCGACCGGCTGCACGTCGTAATGGCCGTAGAACAGCAGGTGCGGCCCATCGCCGTCGACATGCCCCACCACCATCGGCCGTCCCGGCGTGTCGCGCCGCGCGGCGGATACCCCGAGCGATTTCAGGTCCTCGACCAGCCATTCGGCGGCGCGGTCGCAATCGGCGGCATAGCTGGGGTCGGTCGAGATCGACGGGATGCGCAGCAGGTCCATCAGGCGGTCCATCGCTGCGTCCAGATCTTCGTCTATACGGTCGAGCACGTCATCAAGCGACATGGGAGGCTCCTTCGGGATGATCGGGGGTCCGGCAGTTTCGCGGCACGGTAGCAGCGTATGTGCCGGTGTCCACCCCGAAGGCGGCCCGGACCGAACCGTCAGAGCCCGCCCGTTCAAGGCCACAAGGCCCGCTGCGGCAAATTCGCCCAAGACCGGCCACGGCCCGGTCGGAACCTTGCCGAAAGTCGAGATGCCGGGTCCGAGGGCCGTTGGGGGAGCCAGGTGCGGCGGGCCGGGCAATGCTCACCACCTCAGGAAGCCCGCATAACATGTTGTGATGCGGGGCAATCCGGTTCGGCACCACCCGCGCGATTCCTGGTTCCTGCACATGACATTGCGTGGCAGGATCTGGCGGTCCCGATCCGCGTTCTGCCCGCGCCTCAGGGCTGCCGGTGACGCGATTAGGGGAAATGTTGTGTCGGGAAAGCTTGATTTTAATCAAGGATCGGTTCCGCCGGTGTCCGGTAATCAGTTGATCATCGCGGTCGCGACATGTAACGACCTATCAGCACGGCCCCGCGGGATACACTGCCCGGCACAGGCCCCAACGATATGGAGGAGCCGGTGGACTACACCGCCAAGCTAGATACCGCCATCGCCCGTCTGCACGAGGAAGGCCGCTACCGGACCTTCATCGACATCGAACGCCGCAACGGGCATTTCCCCCATGCGATCTGGACCCGCCCCGATGGCGAGGAACAGCCGATCACCGTCTGGTGCGGCAACGATTACCTGGGGATGGGGCAGAACCCGGTCGTGCTGGAGGCCATGCACGAGGCGGTCGATGCCGCCGGTGCCGGTTCGGGGGGCACCCGCAACATCTCGGGCACCACGGTCTATCACAAGCGGCTGGAGGCCGAACTGGCCGACCTGCACGGCAAGGAAGCGGCGCTGCTGTTCACCTCGGCCTATATCGCCAATGACGCCACGCTTTCGACCCTGCCCAAGCTGTTTCCGGGGCTGATCATCTATTCGGACGCGCTGAACCATGCCTCGATGATCGAGGGCGTGCGCCGCAATGGCGGCGCCAAGCGCGTCTTCCGTCACAACGATGTCGACCACCTTCGCGAACTGCTCGAGGCCGATGATCCGGCCGCGCCCAAGCTGATCGCCTTTGAATCCGTCTATTCGATGGACGGCGATTTCGGCCCGATCGAGGCGATCTGCGACCTCGCCGACGAATTCGGCGCGCTGACCTATATCGACGAGGTCCACGCGGTCGGCATGTATGGCGCGCGCGGGGCGGGCATCTGCGAACGCGACCGGCTGATGCATCGGCTGGACATCATCAACGGCACGCTTGCCAAGGCGTTCGGCGTGATGGGCGGCTACATCGCCGCGAGCGCGAAAATGTGCGATGCCATAAGGTCTTATGCGCCGGGGTTCATCTTTACCACCTCGCTGCCGCCGGCCATCGCGGCCGGGGCCGCCGCATCGGTCGCCTATCTCAAGCGGGCGCCGGAGCTGCGGGAACAGCACCAGTTGCAGGCCCGGATCCTCAAGACCCGGTTCAAGGCGCTGGGATTGCCGCTGATCGACCACGGATCGCATATCGTGCCGGTGATCGTCGGCAACCCGGTGCATACCAAGTTGCTGTCGGACATGCTGCTGGCCGATTTC
This is a stretch of genomic DNA from Pukyongiella litopenaei. It encodes these proteins:
- the hemA gene encoding 5-aminolevulinate synthase, giving the protein MDYTAKLDTAIARLHEEGRYRTFIDIERRNGHFPHAIWTRPDGEEQPITVWCGNDYLGMGQNPVVLEAMHEAVDAAGAGSGGTRNISGTTVYHKRLEAELADLHGKEAALLFTSAYIANDATLSTLPKLFPGLIIYSDALNHASMIEGVRRNGGAKRVFRHNDVDHLRELLEADDPAAPKLIAFESVYSMDGDFGPIEAICDLADEFGALTYIDEVHAVGMYGARGAGICERDRLMHRLDIINGTLAKAFGVMGGYIAASAKMCDAIRSYAPGFIFTTSLPPAIAAGAAASVAYLKRAPELREQHQLQARILKTRFKALGLPLIDHGSHIVPVIVGNPVHTKLLSDMLLADFGIYVQPINFPTVPRGTERLRFTPSPVHGPKETDRLVHAMDELWSHCALNRAELAG
- a CDS encoding LysR family transcriptional regulator, with protein sequence MTPQWDDLRVFLAVAREGSLSGAGRVLKLDPATVGRRVARLEAAVSAPLFVKSPQGYLLSAAGERLLEHGEAAEQAVRSATEALAGSSGSLSGQIRVGAPDGCANYLLPRVCAGIADDNPELDIQIVALPRVVNLSRREADIGIAVSPPAAGPLLVQKITDYRLSLVASRRYLRRTAPIRCLGDLRGRRVIGYIPDMIYDAELDYLRDLGIERVALASNSVPVQLRLAAQGDGLCVAHDFALPAHGSLRRVLPDLIALRRSFYLLRHQGDRRSVRLSRFAEALAAGLRDEVARLESLT
- a CDS encoding TerB family tellurite resistance protein: MFAEFLKRLVQPEPERLDENDAQLALAALLVRVARSDGQYDATEIARIDQVIGDRYGLSATGAAELRGRAEQLETEAPDTVRFTRAIKDAVAYEDRRSVVESLWSVALADGERAQEEDALLRLVASLLGVNDRDSALARQKAARG
- a CDS encoding dipeptidase — encoded protein: MSLDDVLDRIDEDLDAAMDRLMDLLRIPSISTDPSYAADCDRAAEWLVEDLKSLGVSAARRDTPGRPMVVGHVDGDGPHLLFYGHYDVQPVDPLNLWDTPPFKPRIEDTPNGRVIRARGASDDKGQLMTFVEACRAWKAVHGTLPCKLTFFLEGEEESGSPSLVPFMRDNADELKADLALICDTSMVAPGVPSIASQLRGMLKDEFTIVGPRIDLHSGHYGGPALNPLREIARIIASFHDETGRVAVDGFYDGVHEVPDDLKRQWESCGFDEKLYLESVGFTQPHGEQGYTALEQQWARPTLEVNGLWGGYQGAGTKTVIPSQAHCKFTCRLVGDMDPDRLRDKIRAHVEARLSPDAEVRWDGSLDGSPAAVMNTDRPEFEQARQALSDEWNREAVLVGMGGSIPIAGYFKEILGLDTMLIGFANEDDAIHSPNEKYDVTSFHKGMRSWARVLDALARSA
- the coaD gene encoding pantetheine-phosphate adenylyltransferase, giving the protein MRIGLYPGTFDPITLGHIDIIRRATLMVDRLVIGVAINRDKGPLFTLEERVEMIEAECASLSKLTETEIIAHPFENLLINCAHDVGAQVIVRGLRAVADFEYEFQMVGMNRALDDSVETVFLMADARRQAIASKLVKEICRLGGDVSKFVTPQVRNALLERLGQSEPA
- a CDS encoding CBS domain-containing protein, which encodes MLVQQILKSKPQQGVLTVSPDASVAEAAAILADRRIGSVVVSEDGGKSATGILSERDIVRELAKSGGDCLQKSVGDYMTRNLVTCNSQASVQEVLTQMTEGRFRHMPVVDNGDMIGLVTIGDLVKAQLSEVAMEKEALEGMIMGH
- a CDS encoding TerB family tellurite resistance protein, with product MLKKLFQAFRPPEPVSLPDPDAELALGALLVRVAQSDRNYKVEEIGLIDRILARLYQHNAIEAAKVRATCEKLHAAAPESDTFAKLIRETTGMEERLAALDALWEIVLADGEINEAEIDILEDARKTMGLSKIDSDGSRDRVETRIAERAGRNSGGPTGHEAQ
- a CDS encoding phosphate/phosphite/phosphonate ABC transporter substrate-binding protein; the protein is MADTAGSPGRLARLGMYDLPGLHDAHDRLWRNIRARLETGPDTYPPALDRDTDAWEAWQSPRLLLAQTCGLPYRARLHARVTLVGAPDHRLPGCPPGHYRSVIVARTDDPRDDLPAFADAVFAYNEGLSQSGWAAPAAHFSDRGIPMPRQLCRTGGHAASARAVAEGRADLAALDAVTWEILRDTRAPGIAALRVLAQTAATPALPYITAAGTDPEPLFDALAGAIADLDRADRDALHLHGVVRLPASAYLALPLPPGPSPTY